The Streptomyces durmitorensis genome contains the following window.
CCACCTGGACCGCCGTCGAGGGCAACGGCTGGGACCCGACGGTCCCCTCGACGGGCAACGCCTGGGAGAACCAGGCGCTCTTCGACTACGACGGCGTGCCCACGGAGGCGATGAGCGCTTTCGCGCACCGATGACCTGACTCAGGCCCGCATCACCAGGCGGTCCACCGCGGGGTTCCCCGAGCCGTAGGGGACCGGCAGGAGTCCGGCGTCCCCGGTCGCGTACAGCACCTTCTCAAGACCGATCACCAGGTGCTCCACGTCGACCGGCGGACGCACGACCAGGCGCAGGAAGCGGCTGGAGCTGCCGATCTTGTTGCCGCACTCGCGGACCAGGATGCCGTGCTCCGCGAGCAGCCGGTCCCGCAGGACCGCTCCGTCGACGCCGTCGGGCAGCCGCACGTACACGAAGTTGCCCTGCGAGGGATAGCTGGTGAGCCCGGGAAGCCGCCCGAGGTGCCAGATCATCTCCTGGCGGTCGCGGCGCACCTGACGCAGACTCAGGTCGTAGGCGTGGCGGTGCTGCTTCAGCATGAACACCACTGTCTCCGCGAAGGAGTTGAGGTTCCACTTCGGCAGTGCGGCCCGCACCCGTCCCGCCAGGCCCGGATTGGCGACGAGATAGCCGAAGCGCACGCCGTGCAGCCCGAAGTTCTTGCCGAGGCTGCGCAGCACGATGACATTGGGGCGAAGCACCGCCTCGTCGGCGACGCTCGACTCCGGCCCCGCGTCGGCGAACTCGAGGAACGACTCGTCGACGACGACCAGGTCGAGATCCTGCAGCGCGTCCAGCAGCGCGAGCACGGAGCGGCGCGGAAGCAGACCTCCGTCCGGGTTGTTGGGGTTGCAGATGACCGCGGTGCGGGAGCCGCGGGCGCGCACGAAGTCGACGTAGGCCGCCGGATCGAGCACGAAGCCGTCGGCCTCCGGAAGCAGGTACATGTCCACCCGCTTGCCGGTCTCCATCGACTGGTCGGTCCACCGCCCGAAGGTCGGCACGGGCACAGCGAGCGCGTCGCGCACCAGCAAGTGGTCGATCCAGGTGATGAGTTCGGTCGAACCGTTGCCCATCACGACGGTCTGCGGATTGAGCCCGAGCACGGCACTGAGCTCGGCCGCGATGGTGTCGGCGCCGCTCGGGTAGTAGGTGAGGATGTCCCGCAGCCGCCCGCCGAGCTCCTCGTACATCTCGGTCGTCGGGAAGTACGGATTGCACGGGATGCAGAAGTCGACGAGCGGCCGTCCGCCGTCCGCCGCCGCCCTGTTCAGCGCGGAGTACGAGGGGCTGTGCGCGGTCGACGCGCGGAAGAGGGCGGTGACGTTGCCCGCGTCTGCCATGGGAGAGCTCCGGATGGTGAAGGTGGTGTCTCCCGTACATACGTACGCGGGCGTGGGCATGCTCAACCGGTGGGGCGTGAGGGGTGATTGATGGGCAGGGATGCCTTCGCCGGGGTCGCAGGCGTCGCAGCCGTCGTGTCCGAAGTCTCCTTCACCGGGAAGGTCAGCTTCATCGACAGATACGCGAAGACCGGGCCGAGGGCGTTCATCGCGACGACGCAGACCCACGCCGACCAGGGGTTGCCCGGGTCGTACCCGAAGCCGCCGAAGAACGTGGCGAAGTAGCTCGCGAAGCCGAAGAACATGCCGGGGATCAGGGACAGCGCCTTGATCCTGCCCACGTACATCAGCGCGCTGTTGACGCAGAGGATCACCAGCGCCTGCATGCAGTTGCGGGCGAACTGGCCCTCACCGAGCGCCGTCGCCGCGTGCTCCTCGATGAGCACGATGAGCAGGGCGAACGTCGAGCCCGCGGGCATCGCGAGCCACAGCCGCTTGGCGTTGGCCAGGCTCGGGCCGCCGAGCAGGAAGGTCCCCGCCCAGCTGATGAAGATGGCCCAGGGCGGCAGATGGAGGGCGTTGCCGCCGATGAACGCCGTGAGTCCGGCGAGCACGGAGGCGACGATTTCATGGGGGAGGCGTTCGCGCATGAGGGCTCCTTGGGTGGGAGGGGGAGGGGAGAGTGCGCAAAGCCGTGCGGGGTGCGGGGTGCGGGGTGCGGCAGTTGGGTCGAAGTGGGTTCAGGGGCCCAGCAGTTCGCGGGTCCGGATCGAGCGCGCCACCACCCTTCCGGCCTTGATCACATACGCCCGCTCGGGACGGTCGAGGACGATGTCGTCGTACGACGTCGTGTCCAGGACGAGCAGATCGGCGCGGGCACCGAGCCGTACGCCGTAGTCGTCCGCGATGCCCACGACGCGCGCCGCCTCGTGGGTCACCATCCGCAGCACCCGGCCGAGGTCGTCGGCACCCGAGAGGTGCCCGGTCTGGGCGAGCAGCAGAGCGGTGTCGAGCTGGTCGACGGTGCCGTACGGGGTGAAGGCGTTGCGGATGTTGTTGGAGGAGCAGGCCGTGACCACGCCCGCGTCCCACAGCTCACGCACCGGGGCGACACCTCTGCGGATCGCCGCCTTGTCGTTCCTGCCGCCCAGGTGCAGATCGGTGGCGGGCAGCGGCACCACGGCCACGCCCGCGTCGGCGAGCGCCGCCGTCGCGCGGGCCCGTTCGGCGGGCGGGCGCCCCGCGAGCGAGGTCATGTGGCCGAGCGCGACCCGGCCGCCGAGCCCGCGCCGTGCGGTCTGCGCGGCGATGAACTCGGCCAGGGCGTACCGGGGGTCGGACGCGTCGTCGCCGAAGTCGGCGTGCAGATCGGCAGGGACGCCGTGTTCGACCGCCAGGTCGAGGACCAGCTCGACCTGGGCGCGGCAGTCGTCGAGCGTGGCCTCGTTGTACGTGCAGCCGCCGATGACATCGGCCCCTGCGGCCAGCGCGCCACGCAGCAGTTTCTCCGTGCCGGGTGAGCGCAGGACACCCTCCTGGGGGAACGCCACGATCTGGAGGTCGAGGGCGTGCGCGTACTCGCCGCGCAGCTCCAGGAGCACCTCCACGCCGAGCAGGCCGGCGATCGGGTCGACGTCGGGGTGCGCCCGGATGACGGTGGTGCCGTTCAGGAGCGCCGACTCGATGACGCGGCGCGCCCTGTCGCGTACGTCGTCACGCGTGAAGCCGGCCTTGAGTGCGCCGGTGACGGAGATCGCCCCGGCGAGGGTGCCGTCCGGGTTGGCGCGCACCCCGTCCAGGAGGGCCTTGTCGAGGTGGAGATGTGGCTCGACGAACGCGGGGACGACGACACGGCCCGCGCAGTCGATCTCCAGATCGGAGGTCAGGCCGGGCGGTGCGTCGCCGAGGCCGGTGATGCGGCCGTCCGTGACGACGATGTCGCAGGGGTGCGCCGCGTCCTCGACGCGCGCGTCGAGCAGGATCAGATCAGCCATGGGTGCCGCTCCCGGTCAGGTCTCGAAGTCGGACTTGCGGATCAGGCAGTGCACGCCCTTGACCTGGTCCACGACCTGGGAGATCTCGAAGTCGGCCGCGGCGCTGAGATACGCGTACGCGGCGTGCCGCTCCATCCCGAAGCGCCCGGTGAGGAAGTCCAGGGCCGCGCGGACCGCGTCCCGCATCGCCTCGTCGAGATCCTCGTGCAGGCCGACGGGGATCCAGTGCGTGTCGGTCTCGGCGAAGGGGCGGGCCACCAGGTCCGTCGCCGCCTGCTTGACGACCGTGAGGCGGACCGTGGCCCGCAGCGGCGCCTCGAACGCGGTGAGCGCGACCTCGCCGTTGCCCTGCGCGTAATGCGGATCGCCGGTGTGGAAGCCCGCGCCCTCGGTCTGCACGGGCAGGTAGAGCGCGCTGCCGGTGACCAGGTGCCGGATGTCCAGGTTCCCGCCGTGCGCGCCGGGCGGCACGGTGTGCGCCGTCGTGTCGGAGTCGGTGGCCACGCCGAGAATGCCGAGGAACGGCGCGAGCGGGAAGCGGACGCTGCGGCCGACGCCGTACGCGATGGAACCCGTGTCGCCGTCGGCCCTGCAGAAGGTGAACTCCGGGCCCTTCTCGGCGAATTCACCCGGCAGCGCGCCGTGCCCGTGCCGAGTGGAGACGATTCCGTAGTCGGCGCGGCGGTACAGGGTGAGGATCTCCACCTTGAGGAGATCACCCGGCTGCGCCGAGCGGACACGCACCGGCCCGAGGACGACGTGGGGCCCGTCGGCGCCCGGGTCGCGTGCGACCGCGGACGCGGCCAACTCCCGTGCGTCGGGCAGGACATCGCGCTCCGAAACCCCGTACCCGCCGAAGAACGCCACCGGATCGCGGCCCTGGTCCTCCAGGATGCCCTCATGCGACACCGTGTCGAAGGTGACCGTGTCACCGGAGTCGACGGTGAGGACCGCCTTCGTCTCGCGGCACGGCAATCGGCCCCAGAGGACGTTCTGTTCAGTGGCCTCCATGTAGTGCGCGCCGTCGATCGGGCCTTGCCCCGCTGCCAGCAGCATCAGTGTCTCCTTCTGTGGTGATCCGGGTGCCTCCCTTGCCGCCCAGCGCCGCCGCGAGCCCCTCCGGCGAGGTGATGAGCACCTCGCGGCCGGGCCCGCCGGCCAAGAACTCCAGGGCGGCCCGGATCTTCGGGCCCATGCTGCCCTCGGGGAACTGCCCCGCTTCGAGCAGCAGTCGGGCCTCGTCCGCGCCGAGCCGGTCCAGGAACCGCTGGGTCGGCCGCCCGAAGTCGACGGCGACCCGGTCCACCCCCGTCGTGATGACGAGCAGCTCCGCGCCCAGCTCCCCGGCGAGCCACGCCGAGGTGAGGTCCTTGTCGATGACGGCCTCCACGCCCCTGAGGCCGCCGTCGGCATCCCTCACGAGCGGTATCCCGCCGCCGCCCCCGGCGATCACCGTGAACCCGGCGGCCGACAGCGTGCGCACCGCCTCCGTCTCCAGGACACGGCGCGGCCGGGGCGACGGAACCACCCGGCGCCAGCCGCGCCCCGCGTCCTCGGCGACGCTCCAGCCGTGCTCGGCGGCGAGGACGCGCGCCACGTCCTGTGGGTAGAACGCACCGATCGGTTTGGTCGGTCGGGCGAACGCCGGATCGTCGGGGTCCACCAGGGTGTGGGTGACGAGCGCCGTGACCCGCTCGGCGGGCAGCGCTCCGCCGAGCGCGCTCGCCAGGATGTAGCCGATGCTGCCCTGCGAGTCCGCCACACACATGTCCAGGTCGAGCGGCGGGAGTTCGGGAGCCAGGTCCGCTACCAGATCCGAGCGGCGCTTGATGAAGCCGACCTGAGGGCCGTTGCCATGGGTGATCACGAGCCGCCGTCCCGTGCCCGCAAGTGCGGCGAGCGGGACGGCCAGGCGCCGTGCGGCGTCGAACTGTTCGGCGATGGTGGCGTGACCGCCACCCCGCAGCAGCGCGTTGCCTCCGATGGCAACCACCGCCGTACGGTGCGCTGTTCGGGGAGTCATGCCGAAACCGTAGGTCTGGGCATCCGGGCCGGTCATGGGCACGAGATGCCAGCCTGGCGCCGCCCCGACTGACACCCGGCGACAACAGGAGGGAAGGTGAGCGGCGGGAAACACGGAAGTTACGCCGCGGGTATTACCCAGGGCACCGAGCCGACGCATAGTGACTGGGCATGACGATATCCGGGACCGGTTCCGCCCAGGACGCCCCGACCGCGCCCGGGGCGGGTCTGACCGTGCGCGAGGCCCTGGCCCTGCCCTGCCTCGGCGGTGCGCGCCTGGTGGCCGGGGCGCGCGGTGACGGCCGTCGTATCCGCGTGGTCAACATCATGGAAGTCCCCGACATCGTCCGCTGGATGCGCGGCGGTGAACTCCTCCTCACCACCGCCTACGCGGTGCGCGACGACACCGACGCGCTGTCCGCGCTCGTGCCGGTCCTCGCCGAGCGTGGCCTGGCCGGGCTCGGCGTGAAGGTCGGCCCCTACCTCCCCGAACTGCCCCCGGACATGCTGGCGGCGGCCGACGAACTCGGCTTCCCCATCGTGAAGCTGCCCGGCGCCGTGATGTTCAACGACATCCTCTCCGAGGTCATCGGCACCGTCCTGAACCGGCAGGCCCTGGAGCTCGAACGCTCCCGCGCCATCCACGAGCGGCTCACCCGGGTCGCGCTGAGCGGCGGCTCCTACCAGGAGCTGATGAACGTCCTGTTCGAACTCTCCGGCTGCGCGGCCGCCGTGCGCGACGAGCACGGCGCGATCGTCGCCTCGGCCGGTGCGCCGCCCGCCGAGAGCCCGCCCACCGCCGCCCGCACCATCCACGTCGACGGCGCGCCCGTGGGCAGCGTCGGACTGTGGACCACCGCCGACGCCGGGCAGGGGGACGCCCACCAGCAAGTGGCGCTCGAACACGCCACCACCGTCGCGGCCACCGTCGCGGCCCAGGAGCGGGCCGTCACCAGCCGGCAGCAGCGCTACCGGGCCCTGATGCTGATGGAACTGGTGTCCCGGCCGCCCCGCGACCGTGCGGAGACCGTGCGCCGCGCCGCCGCCATGGGCTGGAACCCGCATGTGCCGCGGGCCGCCGTCCTCGTCGAGGTGCACGACCCGTCAGGTGGCGCGCCGGTCACCGAACTCTCCCTGGAGGAGCGCCTGGTGCCGCTGGTGCGCGGCGTGGTGGGCGCGGACGCCGTCGTCTGGGGCAGCCAGAGCGGCCTCGCCATGCTCGTCGAGCCGGGCGACTCGCTCACCGGCCGCTGTCGCGCCGTGCACGCCGCCATCGCCGCCGCCCGTCCGGCCTGGGACGTCGTGGTCGCCGCGGGCACCGTCCGTGAGGACTTCGCGGACTTCCATCACAGCTACGAGGAGGCCGTGGAGACCCTGACCCTCGGCCGCGAGGTGCATGGCCCCGACTTCGTCCGCGGTTACACCGAACTCGGCGTCTACCGCCTGCTCGGCCAGCTGCCCGACAGCGAACTGCGCCGCCTCGTCGACGACGCCCTGGGACCGCTCCTCGACTACGACCGCCTCAACGAGGGCAGCCTCGTCGAGACCCTCGGCGCGTATCTGCTGCACGACCGCAACGGCGTCACGGTGGCCGCCCGCCTGCACGTCCACTACAACACCCTGCGCTACCGCCTGCGCCAGATCGAACGGCTCACCGGGGGCTTGGAGCGCCACCCGATGAGCCGTCTGCAGGCCGAACTCGCCGTTCACGCCCGCCGGATGCTGGCGGCCCGCGACCGCGGCTGAGCCGGGGCGGTCGCCGCCGCGTCCCGTGCCGCGCGGATCTGCCGTGCCGAAAGGGCCAGATAGAGGAGGGCCCCGGTCAGCGGCAGCGCGTGCCACAGCTCGTCCCCGAGCCCGAAACCGAGCCACAGATTGACGCCGAGCCCACCGAAGTACGCCGCCATCGCACGCCAGTTGACCCGTGACACCTGGGCGAGATCGAGGTCGTAGCGACCGCGCCGCACCACGAAGTAGTCGGCGATGAGGATGCCCGGGATCAGCGGGATCGCATAGCCGAGATGGCCCAGATACGTCAGGAACGCGTCCAGGATTCCGGCGCTCAGGCCGTAGTACGCGAGACCCGCGCCGAGGAGACCAGCCAGGACGTTCACCACGAGCCGTGGCAGACCGAGCGCGGACCGCCCGGCGAGGCTCGCCGCGTACATGTTGTTCACCTCGTGCGGAAAGCCCTGCACGAAGACGGCCACGGCCGCGAGCCCCGCGACTCCCACGACGGCGAACGCGTCGCCCATGTCGCCGAGCCCGACGCCGAGGCCGATCAGGATCCCGAGCATGTTGAAGCCGAAGTTGCCGACGACGAACTCGGCGAGCGTCGTCGTCCACACCGTGCCCGGAGTCCTGCCGAACCGCGTGATGTCCGGCGTGACGGTCGCGCCCGTCATCCACTTGTTCACCCCGAGCGCGAACATCGCCAGTACGGTGACCTCGCCGCCGCGCACCGGATCGCTCGCCAGGACGGCGCCCAGGCCGCCCGCGTGCCGCACGGTCGCGACCACCGCGACGAGGACGGCGGCCAGCATCAGCGGGACGCTGATCCGGCCCACCCAGGTGAGGCCCTTGCCGAAGCCGATGATCGACAGGGCGGTGTAGACGGCGCTGAGCAGCACGCAGTAGACGAGTCCGGTCACCGGGTCGTCCCCGCCCGGCAGGACACCGGCGGTGATGCCGGTGCTGTAGCCGACGAAGCCCGCCGACAGGACGGCGATCACCAGGGACGGCAGTCGGCTGCCGTCCCTGCCGAACGTCAGCTGCATGCCGATCGCGGTCGTCACGCGCTCGCGCTGACCCATGAGGCCGCACAGCACCGACACCGCGCTGACCACGAGCGACGAGCCGAGCGCGATCGCCACGGCCGTCCAGAAGTCGAAGAAGAGGCCGAGCGACATGCCGTAGAGGAGATCGGTCGCCGACACGGTGAAGCCCATCCGCACCAGCGTGATGGAGAGGGTCGAGCGGCGTTCGGACTCGGGCAGACGGGAGGCGGCGAAGTCCTCGGTCGCCTCGCTGACGGTACGGGGCATGGCGGTCCCTTCGTGTCGGGGTGTGCGTGCACGGGGGGCCAGTGCGGGGAGGCGGGGAGGCGGGGGTGGGAGTCGGGTGGGAAGTCGGGTGCGGGAAGATCCCATCGTCAGGGGGCGGGCGCGGCCGGGTCACTGTCACCTGATGCCGGTAGACCCCTGGCCGGTGCTGGCATCCGGAGCCATGCCGCCGGGTGGGGTGTGCTCCCTACAGTCGGTGGCATGGTGCTGCGAAACGCCGTCCACAAGGATCTGTACGCCGATTCGGTCGCCCTGATGAGGGTGGCCGCACGCCTCGCCGAACGGCCGGGCGTCCTGACCGCGAGCCTGGTGATGGGCACTCCGGCCAACCAGGAGGTGCTCGACCGCGCGGGCATGCTGGCCGGTGAGGGCCGGAGCGCGGGGCCGAACGACCTGATCGTCGCGGTGAGTTGTTCCGACGAGGAGGGCGATGCCGTGGCGGAAGCCGCGCTCGCGGATGCGCTGGCCGGGCTGACCGAGGATGGCGGACCGGAGTCGGGCGGACCGGAGTCGGACGGCCCCGAGGAGGACCTGCCTCTGCGCTCCCTGGCGGGCGCGCCCGCGGACGCCGACCTGGCGCTGATCTCGACCCCGGGCGCGTACGCCACGGCTGAGGCGCTCAAGGCCCTGCGCCGAGGGATGCACGCCTTCGTCTTCAGCGACCACGTCCCGGTCGAGGACGAACTGATGCTCAAACAGGAAGCCGCGTCCCGGGGCTTGTTGGTGATGGGCCCGGACTGCGGCACGTCGCTCATCGACGGCGTCCCGCTGGGCTTCGCCAACGCCGTGCGCCGTGGCGGCGTGGGCCTCGCCGGGGCCTCCGGCACGGGGCTCCAGCAGGTGTCGTGTCTGCTGCACGCGATGGGCGCGGGCGTCAGCCACCTCATCGGCACCGGCAGCAGGGACCTGAGCGCCGATGTGGGCGGCCTTTCGATGCTGGGAGCCCTTGACGCCCTGGCCGCCGATCCGGCCACGGATGTCGTCGTGCTGGTGTCCAAACCGCCCGCGCCCGAGGTCGCGGCGCGGGTCCTGGAGCGCGCCGCCGGGACCGGAAAGCCGGTGATCGCCTGCTTCCTCGGCTGGGACGGCAGCGGCACCGCTCCACCGGAGGTGACACTGGCCCCCACCCTGCACGAGGCGGCACGGTGTGCGGCGACCCTGGCGCTCGGCCGCCCGGCAACAGCCGCGGCGCCGCCCGAACTCCCGGCCCCGCGCGCCCCGCGCCGCTGGATACGCGGCCTGTACGCAGGCGGAACCTTCGCGTACGAGGCGGAGTGGCTGTTGCGCCCCGCACTCGGCGACATCGCGCGCGAAGCGTCAGGCCAGGTACCGGCCGAGGTGCCGCGGCTGCCCGACGGGCACGTGGTCCTCGACCTGGGCGACGACGCGTACACGGCGGGCCGACCGCACCCGATGATCGACCCCGGGGTGCGCACCGCGTATCTGCGGGCGGCGTTGGACGACCCGACGACCGCTGCGGTGATCCTCGACGTGGTACTCGGCCACGGGGCGGCGGAGGATCCAGCGGGCGAGGTGGCGAGAGCGCTGACATCGCACGAGGGTGAACGCCCTGCCGTGCTGACGTTCGTGGTGGGGACCGATCGGGATCCCCAGCAACTAGACCTTCAGGAGCGGGTGTTGAGGGATGCGGGCGCGGTGGTCGTGGAGAGCGGAACCATCGCCGCCGGGGTGGCGGCGCGGTCCCTTGCGCGGGCTGCGGAACCGGCTGCGGAACCGGCCGGGGCGCGGATGGGAGGTGGCTTGTGAGCAGGGTGAGTGGGGCGAGTGGGGCGAGTGGGGCGAGTGTCAGTAGTGGGGCGGGCAAGGTGAGTGGGGTGACTGGTGTGGCCGAGACGGGTGTCCCGGCCGGAAGGACCGCCTCCGCTGATGCGACGGCCTCCAGCTCGGCCGGCATGGCCGGTCCGGCCGAGGTGCCCCGGGTCGCGGAGGTGCCCCGGGTTGGGGAGGTGCCCCGGGCCGCAGTGGCGAACGGGGCCGGGGGCCCATCGCGTGGTCCCGGCTCACTGCTTGCCGCGCCGCCGCGCATCGTCGCCGTCGGCGTGGAGGGATTCGCGCGGCCCGCGCGGGAATCGGGCGCCGCGGTGTACGCCGTCGACTGGCGGCCGCCCGCCGGTGGGGATGCGGGGCTCGGGGGCAAGCTGGCGCGGCTCACCGCCCATCCCGTGATCGAGGCGGCCAACGCCCGTGCTTTGGGCGCGGTCCTCGCGGTTCAGCCGCTCCTGGTGGACGTCGCACCCGCCGGGGAGGTGATTCCCCGGCTCGCCGATGAACGCCTGCTGCTGCATGCCGGGCCGCCCATCCCGTACGAGCGGATGTGCGGGCCCATGCGGGCCGCCGTCACGGGAGCCGTGCTCCTGGAAGGGTGGGCGGACACGCCCGACGAGGCCGAGCGGCAGGCCGCGGGCGGCGAGATCCGCTTCGAGCCGTGCCATCACCACGACGCCGTCGGTCCGATGGCCGGGATCATCTCCCGGTCCATGCCGCTCCTGGTGGTCGAGGACACGGTCACCGGCCGCCGCTCCTACTCCAACCTCAATGAGGGGCAAGGGCGTTGCCTGCGCTACGGCGCGCTCGGCGAGGACGTGATGACCCGGCTGCGGTGGATGGGGGAGCGTCTCGGGCCGAGCCTGCGCGCCGCGATCCGCGCACGCGACGAGCCGGTGAACCTGCGGACGGTCACCGCACAGGCGCTCCAGATGGGAGACGAGTGCCACAGCCGCAACACCGCGGCAAGCGCTCTGCTCACCCGTGAACTGGCCGCCGGTCTCGCCCACGCCGCCGACCTGGGGGGAGTCGAAGCGCTCGACTTCCTCAGCGGGAACAACTACTGGTTCCTCAACTTCTCCATGGCGGCAAGCAAGTTGGCCATGATGGCCGGCCACGGCGTGGAGCACTCGACCCTCGTGACCGCCTTCGCCCGCAACGGCGTGGACGTCGGCATCCGGGTCAGCGGGCTCGGCGACGCCTGGTTCAGGGCCCCTGCCGCTTCCGTGGACGGCCTGTACTTCGCCGGGTTCGGGCCCGACGACGCCAACCCGGACATCGGCGACAGCGCCATCGCGGAGGTGCACGGACTCGGCGGCTTCGCGATCGCCGCCGCGCCCGCGATCGTCGGCTTCGTCGGCGGCACCCCCGAGCGTGCCCGCCGCATCAGCCGCGAGATGGCCACCCTCACGGTCGGCAGGCACCGCGACTACCAGCTGCCGGGCCTCGACTTCGTCGGCAGCCCCGTCGGGATCGACATCCGCAAGGTCGTGGACACCGGCATCGAACCCGTCATCACGACGGGCATCTCCCACCGCGAGCCCGGCATCGGACAGATCGGCGCCGGACTGACGGTGGCGCCGATGCGGTGCTTCACGGGCGCGCTCAAGGCGTTCGACGACAGCGACGACATCGAGGAGCGCGACGCGTGCGACTCGTTCGAGGAGCCGCCCGCGTG
Protein-coding sequences here:
- a CDS encoding DUF1116 domain-containing protein, whose amino-acid sequence is MTGVAETGVPAGRTASADATASSSAGMAGPAEVPRVAEVPRVGEVPRAAVANGAGGPSRGPGSLLAAPPRIVAVGVEGFARPARESGAAVYAVDWRPPAGGDAGLGGKLARLTAHPVIEAANARALGAVLAVQPLLVDVAPAGEVIPRLADERLLLHAGPPIPYERMCGPMRAAVTGAVLLEGWADTPDEAERQAAGGEIRFEPCHHHDAVGPMAGIISRSMPLLVVEDTVTGRRSYSNLNEGQGRCLRYGALGEDVMTRLRWMGERLGPSLRAAIRARDEPVNLRTVTAQALQMGDECHSRNTAASALLTRELAAGLAHAADLGGVEALDFLSGNNYWFLNFSMAASKLAMMAGHGVEHSTLVTAFARNGVDVGIRVSGLGDAWFRAPAASVDGLYFAGFGPDDANPDIGDSAIAEVHGLGGFAIAAAPAIVGFVGGTPERARRISREMATLTVGRHRDYQLPGLDFVGSPVGIDIRKVVDTGIEPVITTGISHREPGIGQIGAGLTVAPMRCFTGALKAFDDSDDIEERDACDSFEEPPA